From a single Haloarcula sp. DT43 genomic region:
- a CDS encoding ABC transporter ATP-binding protein: MAHVELTDLVKEFDDVTAVDGISLNIPDESFTVLVGPSGCGKTTTLRLIAGLERATDGEIRIGENVVNDARAYERDIAMVFQNYALYPHKTVRDNMRFGLEQHDTAEDVITERVQETAELLQIEELLDRRPSELSGGQQQRVALGRAIVRDPAVFLMDEPLSNLDAKLRVQMRAELNKLHEELSTTTVYVTHDQVEAMTLADQIAVMDNGQIQQVGEPTHVYSNPRNMFVAGFLGSPSMNFLEGTLEESSAGKFELDLGGAIHNVPDEFTDALEPYLGDRVTLGIRPENIALNQDGVPANVHPATVEVVEPQGEKTVLELELDTGQTIKAAVDPDTTVEMGDAVNLRFDRDSLQYFDPATGESLTYDSKVERQATV; the protein is encoded by the coding sequence ATGGCACACGTAGAACTCACCGACCTCGTAAAGGAATTCGACGACGTCACCGCAGTCGACGGCATCTCACTCAACATCCCAGACGAGAGCTTCACCGTCCTCGTCGGCCCGTCGGGATGTGGCAAGACCACGACCCTGCGCCTCATCGCGGGGCTCGAACGGGCGACCGACGGCGAAATCCGCATCGGCGAGAACGTCGTCAACGACGCGCGCGCATACGAGCGCGACATCGCGATGGTGTTCCAGAACTACGCGCTGTACCCGCACAAGACGGTGCGGGACAACATGCGGTTCGGACTGGAGCAACACGACACAGCGGAGGACGTCATCACCGAGCGGGTCCAGGAGACCGCGGAACTGCTACAGATAGAGGAGCTACTGGACCGGCGGCCGTCGGAGCTGTCCGGCGGTCAGCAACAGCGGGTGGCGCTGGGGCGAGCCATCGTCCGCGACCCGGCGGTGTTCCTGATGGACGAACCGCTGTCGAACCTGGACGCGAAGCTCCGGGTCCAGATGCGCGCCGAACTGAACAAACTCCACGAGGAGCTCTCGACGACGACCGTCTACGTCACCCACGACCAGGTGGAGGCGATGACGCTGGCCGACCAGATAGCGGTCATGGACAACGGGCAGATACAGCAAGTCGGGGAACCGACCCACGTGTACTCGAACCCGCGGAACATGTTCGTCGCCGGCTTCCTCGGCTCGCCGAGCATGAACTTCCTCGAAGGGACCCTCGAGGAGTCCTCCGCCGGCAAGTTCGAACTGGACCTCGGCGGCGCGATTCACAACGTCCCCGACGAGTTCACCGACGCGCTCGAACCGTACCTCGGTGACCGGGTGACGCTCGGCATCCGCCCCGAGAACATCGCGCTCAACCAGGACGGCGTGCCGGCGAACGTCCACCCGGCGACGGTGGAGGTCGTCGAGCCACAGGGCGAGAAGACCGTACTGGAACTCGAACTCGACACCGGTCAGACCATCAAGGCCGCGGTCGACCCCGATACGACTGTCGAGATGGGCGACGCGGTGAACCTCCGGTTCGACAGGGACTCGCTCCAGTATTTCGACCCCGCCACGGGCGAATCGCTGACCTACGACTCGAAGGTCGAACGACAGGCGACCGTCTGA
- a CDS encoding carbohydrate ABC transporter permease — protein sequence MSTKRSPLNRLRRSLGLETQNEWPSVARERLLAYGLLAVYVLIIWFPIYYIFITSLKPSSEVLSLPITFLPQNPTAQNYVDIFTNRPFDNYTINSMLVATTTTLICITLGTVTGYSFSRFDFMGNKSLLLSIVGARMIPPIALIVPFFQIMSNPPLIGGFTGSLYDTRLALILTYTFFNLPFAVWIMKNYFDGIPESLDEQARIDGCSRWEAFVKIILPMAKPGIAATAILAFIFSWNEFVFALVLTSSEQAQTLPIAVSLFVADDFVDWAHLAAGGMIAALPGILFGLFFQQYIVSGLTQGAVKE from the coding sequence ATGAGTACGAAGAGATCACCACTCAACCGACTGCGGCGGTCGCTGGGACTGGAGACACAGAACGAGTGGCCGTCCGTCGCCCGCGAGCGACTGCTGGCCTACGGACTGCTTGCCGTGTACGTCCTAATCATCTGGTTCCCTATATACTACATCTTCATCACGAGCCTCAAGCCGTCGAGCGAAGTGCTGTCGCTGCCTATCACGTTCCTCCCGCAGAACCCGACGGCACAGAACTACGTGGACATCTTCACGAACCGACCGTTCGACAACTACACGATAAACAGCATGCTCGTCGCGACGACGACGACGCTCATCTGTATCACCCTGGGGACGGTCACCGGGTACAGTTTCTCCCGCTTTGACTTCATGGGGAACAAGTCGCTGCTGCTGTCGATTGTCGGCGCGCGGATGATTCCGCCCATCGCGCTCATCGTCCCGTTCTTCCAGATAATGTCGAACCCGCCGCTCATCGGCGGATTCACCGGAAGCCTGTACGACACGCGGCTCGCGCTCATCCTCACGTACACCTTCTTCAACCTCCCGTTTGCCGTCTGGATAATGAAGAACTACTTCGACGGCATCCCCGAATCGCTGGACGAACAGGCCCGTATCGACGGCTGTTCCCGCTGGGAGGCGTTCGTCAAGATTATCCTGCCGATGGCGAAGCCGGGCATCGCGGCCACCGCCATCCTCGCATTTATCTTCTCGTGGAACGAGTTCGTCTTCGCGCTCGTTCTCACGTCCTCGGAGCAGGCCCAGACGCTGCCGATAGCCGTCTCGCTGTTCGTAGCCGACGACTTCGTGGACTGGGCGCACCTCGCGGCCGGCGGGATGATAGCCGCGTTACCCGGCATCCTGTTCGGCCTGTTCTTCCAGCAGTACATCGTGAGCGGACTCACACAAGGAGCAGTCAAGGAGTAA
- a CDS encoding carbohydrate ABC transporter permease has product MSIEKSPLRRKLDKLFVPLTVGPTLLWIAAIIVYPTAKLLFSSLQFRNPVTNEIEFVGLRNFRRLIFAREGGQAALGVFNPSFVSITTNTAIYVGFSVSISFLLGLGIALLLDKDLKGRGWFRTAVIVPWILPYVMSGLMWRWMFQSDFGAINGALQRLGIISGNIPFLSDGALAMVALIIADVWVFTPFIIIILLAGLQNVPEQLYDAAEVDGASRWSRFWNVTYPFLKPSILVALTIRIIFDIRALDLVWVMTQGGPGKSTEVWASWLYRTAQVFNEPGSGAALGVVLLAVTFAIVASLYKIFGESPYQA; this is encoded by the coding sequence ATGTCAATCGAAAAGAGCCCACTGCGTCGCAAACTCGACAAGCTGTTCGTCCCGCTGACCGTCGGGCCGACGCTACTGTGGATTGCCGCAATAATCGTCTATCCGACCGCGAAGTTGCTCTTCAGTAGCCTCCAGTTCCGGAACCCGGTGACAAACGAGATAGAGTTCGTCGGCCTGCGGAACTTCCGGCGGTTGATTTTCGCACGCGAGGGGGGCCAGGCCGCCCTCGGCGTGTTCAACCCGAGTTTCGTCTCGATTACGACGAACACGGCCATCTACGTCGGCTTCAGCGTCTCTATCTCGTTCCTGCTGGGACTGGGTATCGCGCTGTTGCTCGATAAGGACCTGAAGGGGCGGGGCTGGTTCCGGACGGCCGTCATCGTCCCCTGGATTCTCCCGTACGTGATGAGCGGACTGATGTGGCGCTGGATGTTCCAGTCCGACTTCGGCGCGATAAACGGGGCGCTTCAGCGGCTCGGTATCATCTCCGGGAACATCCCGTTCCTCTCGGACGGTGCGCTGGCGATGGTGGCGCTCATCATCGCCGACGTCTGGGTGTTCACGCCGTTTATCATCATCATCCTGCTCGCGGGGCTGCAGAACGTCCCCGAGCAACTGTACGACGCCGCCGAGGTCGACGGCGCGAGCCGGTGGTCCCGGTTCTGGAACGTCACGTACCCGTTCCTGAAACCGTCGATACTGGTGGCGCTGACTATCCGTATCATCTTCGACATCCGGGCACTGGACCTGGTCTGGGTGATGACCCAGGGCGGCCCCGGGAAGTCGACCGAGGTGTGGGCCTCCTGGCTGTACCGGACCGCACAGGTGTTCAACGAACCCGGATCCGGCGCTGCACTCGGGGTCGTCCTGCTGGCCGTGACCTTCGCCATCGTGGCCAGTCTGTACAAGATATTCGGCGAGTCACCCTACCAAGCATGA
- a CDS encoding sugar ABC transporter substrate-binding protein: protein MQKNSKRTRRTFIKSAGVIGTAALAGCSGGSDSTTEGGSDGESSDGATTGTGSETMADEIVFYNAGSLEFDPGTEANIERFEEETGISVEVNEVPWSNLKTSLTTIWRNQDSTVDAFNGPTWWLADFVSSDWLEPLGLGSDHMGKFPSSLTDLVQFDDQTYMAPEFGKWGSYLYDQQYLSEQGFDAPPDTWDEVLSQGEQLSQGDKSGFAFTWAGKSVFSFKQFLYQAGGQLFNDSYEPVFVEEGTEVLEFFNGLRERGIIPDGMSSLGEGGVGDNFIAGQYATVESWTPLGSRAIDEWEEGRIGSAKPPKGPESRATFQDTNGISVSAFSERKDAAKEFARFMTTRASSKNNMLVEGNPAVVPEVYEDDEVQSEYPSWLLEDMRFNLENAQSETYMAQPQVDDYLNEQLTPALLGNKDPEAALNDAYSNIERLYQDIGLL, encoded by the coding sequence ATGCAGAAGAATTCAAAACGCACTCGTCGAACGTTCATCAAAAGCGCCGGTGTCATCGGGACAGCAGCACTCGCCGGCTGCAGTGGCGGCTCCGATTCGACCACGGAAGGCGGCTCCGACGGAGAGAGTTCCGACGGGGCCACGACCGGCACCGGCTCGGAGACGATGGCGGACGAAATCGTGTTCTACAACGCCGGGTCGCTGGAGTTCGACCCCGGGACGGAGGCCAACATCGAGCGGTTCGAGGAGGAGACCGGCATCTCAGTCGAAGTCAACGAGGTCCCGTGGAGCAACCTCAAGACCAGCCTGACGACCATCTGGCGGAACCAGGACAGCACCGTCGACGCGTTCAACGGGCCGACGTGGTGGCTGGCCGACTTCGTCAGCTCCGACTGGCTCGAACCGCTCGGCCTCGGGAGCGACCACATGGGGAAGTTCCCTAGTTCGCTGACCGACCTCGTCCAGTTCGACGACCAGACCTACATGGCCCCGGAGTTCGGGAAGTGGGGGAGCTACCTCTACGACCAGCAGTACCTGAGCGAACAGGGCTTCGACGCGCCGCCGGACACCTGGGACGAGGTGCTGAGCCAGGGCGAACAGCTCTCACAGGGCGACAAGTCCGGATTCGCGTTCACGTGGGCCGGTAAGTCCGTGTTCAGTTTCAAGCAGTTCCTCTACCAGGCCGGCGGCCAGCTGTTCAACGACAGCTACGAACCCGTGTTCGTCGAGGAAGGGACGGAAGTGCTGGAGTTCTTCAACGGGCTCCGCGAGCGCGGCATCATCCCCGACGGGATGTCCAGCCTCGGTGAGGGCGGCGTCGGCGACAACTTCATCGCCGGCCAGTACGCCACCGTCGAGTCCTGGACGCCGCTCGGGTCACGCGCCATCGACGAGTGGGAAGAGGGCCGCATCGGCAGCGCCAAGCCGCCGAAAGGGCCGGAGAGCCGCGCGACCTTCCAGGACACGAACGGCATCAGCGTCTCGGCGTTCTCCGAGCGCAAGGACGCGGCCAAGGAGTTCGCCCGGTTCATGACGACCCGGGCGTCGTCCAAGAACAACATGCTCGTCGAGGGCAACCCCGCCGTCGTCCCGGAAGTGTACGAAGACGACGAGGTCCAGAGCGAGTACCCGTCCTGGCTGCTCGAGGACATGCGGTTCAACCTCGAAAACGCGCAGAGCGAGACCTACATGGCACAGCCACAGGTCGACGACTACCTGAACGAACAGCTCACGCCGGCGCTGCTCGGGAACAAGGACCCCGAGGCGGCACTCAACGACGCCTACAGCAACATCGAGCGCCTCTACCAAGACATCGGCCTGCTCTGA
- a CDS encoding outer membrane protein assembly factor BamB family protein, with translation MTERARTRRAFLGTLAATTAGSIAGCQSQFDPLASTALDEHAATQFRQGLLNTGYQNAAVPDAVEVAWELPTNRGDHTAAKGSPALAPTGDLILADDTGRVRAISTDGEVRWTTTITRATRGSHGTPAIANDTVYVGAYDGALSALDLETGRRRWRTELGDAIGASPTYYNGSLYVAVEHAAPSGSVVAVNAATGDVQWRDSRPTDHPHSTVALDREHGRLLFGSNDGYCYAWSFPDLERTWRYDTGGDVKAPVAVADGTAVVPSWAETVTAVDVTDGSERWTFEADADVMCAPAVHDGTVYVGSHDDRVYAIDLDSGEEQWRYDTGGWIIGSAVVTRTHVLVGSYDGQLYALDRGSGTVAWAVENRGHVTSAPLVTADGIYYTERAVDGDPDRPGMCYRLVPT, from the coding sequence GTGACAGAGCGCGCACGGACGCGGCGGGCGTTTCTGGGGACGCTCGCGGCGACGACGGCGGGGTCGATTGCGGGGTGTCAGTCGCAGTTCGACCCGCTCGCGTCGACGGCCCTGGACGAGCACGCCGCCACGCAGTTCCGGCAGGGGCTCCTGAATACGGGGTATCAGAACGCGGCGGTCCCCGACGCCGTTGAGGTGGCCTGGGAACTGCCGACCAACCGCGGCGACCACACCGCCGCGAAGGGGAGTCCGGCGCTGGCACCGACCGGCGACCTGATTCTTGCCGACGACACCGGCCGCGTGCGGGCTATCTCGACCGACGGCGAGGTCCGGTGGACGACGACCATCACGCGGGCGACCCGCGGGAGCCACGGCACGCCGGCCATCGCCAACGACACCGTCTACGTCGGGGCCTACGACGGCGCGCTGTCGGCGCTGGACCTCGAAACCGGGCGGCGTCGCTGGCGGACGGAGCTGGGCGACGCCATCGGCGCGAGCCCGACCTACTACAACGGGTCGCTGTACGTCGCCGTCGAACACGCGGCTCCGAGCGGCAGCGTCGTCGCCGTCAACGCCGCGACCGGCGACGTGCAGTGGCGCGACAGCCGGCCGACCGACCACCCCCACTCGACGGTGGCGCTGGACCGCGAGCACGGTCGCCTCCTGTTCGGGTCGAACGACGGCTACTGCTACGCGTGGTCGTTCCCGGACCTGGAGCGGACCTGGCGGTACGACACCGGCGGCGACGTGAAAGCCCCCGTCGCCGTCGCCGACGGGACCGCCGTCGTGCCGTCGTGGGCCGAGACGGTCACCGCTGTCGACGTGACCGACGGGTCGGAACGGTGGACCTTCGAGGCCGACGCCGACGTGATGTGCGCGCCGGCGGTCCACGACGGCACCGTCTACGTCGGCAGCCACGACGACCGGGTGTACGCAATCGACCTCGACAGCGGCGAGGAGCAGTGGCGCTACGACACCGGCGGCTGGATTATCGGGAGCGCCGTCGTCACCCGGACCCACGTCCTCGTCGGGTCCTACGACGGCCAACTGTACGCGCTAGACCGGGGCTCGGGGACAGTGGCCTGGGCCGTCGAGAACCGCGGGCACGTGACGAGCGCGCCGCTGGTCACCGCCGACGGCATCTACTACACGGAGCGTGCGGTCGATGGCGACCCGGACCGGCCGGGGATGTGCTACAGGCTGGTCCCGACGTAG
- a CDS encoding pyruvoyl-dependent arginine decarboxylase, producing MSTIRVVWGTATGPTALAAYDAALADAGVHNYNLVSLSSVIPSEPAIEVTGTAPDLGPPGEALEVVQSSATALPGECGAAGVGWARSEDGPGIFYEVDGTSADAVRTEIREGLAAGRDLRDWEFVEENVYVESAAADTEYASAVVLATYGESHPVV from the coding sequence ATGAGCACCATCCGGGTCGTGTGGGGGACTGCGACCGGCCCGACCGCGCTGGCCGCGTACGACGCGGCACTCGCAGACGCGGGCGTCCACAACTACAACCTCGTCTCGCTGTCCTCTGTCATCCCGTCCGAACCGGCCATCGAAGTGACGGGGACGGCACCGGACCTAGGGCCGCCCGGCGAGGCGCTAGAGGTCGTCCAGTCCTCGGCGACCGCGCTACCGGGGGAATGCGGGGCGGCGGGCGTCGGCTGGGCCCGGAGCGAGGACGGCCCGGGCATCTTCTACGAGGTCGACGGGACCAGCGCGGACGCGGTCCGGACGGAAATCCGTGAGGGGCTGGCCGCCGGCCGTGACCTCCGGGACTGGGAGTTCGTCGAGGAGAACGTGTACGTCGAGTCGGCGGCGGCGGACACCGAGTACGCCAGCGCCGTCGTCCTCGCCACCTACGGCGAGAGCCACCCGGTCGTGTGA
- a CDS encoding DUF5811 family protein, giving the protein MYGNTSFGGETEEVTLTAEQREELRRDLSSVAARTRELLPGEFVVGSEISDSTTGPRATIAVQPPVGSVVSADYTPEDPESASISDAERDDLAQGIAASAALQVKQVMGDDTSPTAQ; this is encoded by the coding sequence ATGTACGGTAATACGTCGTTCGGCGGGGAGACGGAAGAAGTGACGCTGACCGCGGAACAGCGCGAGGAGCTCCGACGGGACCTCTCGAGCGTCGCCGCCCGGACCCGCGAACTTCTGCCCGGCGAGTTCGTCGTCGGCTCAGAAATCAGCGACAGCACGACCGGCCCGCGGGCTACAATCGCGGTCCAGCCCCCGGTTGGGTCGGTCGTCAGCGCCGACTACACGCCTGAGGACCCGGAGAGCGCGAGCATCTCCGACGCCGAGCGCGACGACCTGGCCCAGGGCATCGCCGCCTCCGCCGCACTGCAGGTCAAGCAAGTGATGGGCGATGACACGTCGCCGACGGCACAGTAG
- the infB gene encoding translation initiation factor IF-2, with product MSDTDPTPATDDTLRTPIVAVLGHVDHGKTSLLDKIRGSAVTAGESGAITQHIGATAVPLNVISEIAGDLVDPTDFDLPGLLFIDTPGHHSFSTLRSRGGALADIAILVVDVNDGFQPQTLEAIDILKRTQTPFIVAANKIDTIPGWNPNEGQPVQQTMEAQSDRVQSDLNEKLYEIIGELSDNGFSADMYWRVQNFQANIGVVPVSAETSEGIPDLLTVMMGLSQRYMKEEMEIDTTGPGVGTVLEVKDTQGFGTTLDAIIYDGTIRNDDTIVVGGLQGSIVTDVRALLRPRPLEEIRTEQEFEQVEQVAAADGVKIAAPDLGDAMAGAPIRVVRDRDRSEVIAEVEEELAEIEVTTQEEGVVIKADTLGSLEALSSTLEEEEIPVMRAEVGAVAPRDVRVAETAGEPTNQAILAFSVEVLDDARDLAEQEDVELFEDDVIYQLVEAYDDHVTAIEEAQQEQILENITRPAKFRILQDHTFRQSDPAVVGVEILSGELRRNVNVVRWDDGEANRVGTLKTIQDEGEDVDSARAGERMAVSIQGPTVGRQIEEGDDLWVEIPEKHAKILEQELKEDISVDEREALSMYLEKHRNRDPFWGK from the coding sequence ATGTCTGACACGGACCCCACCCCAGCCACCGACGACACCCTGCGGACGCCCATCGTCGCCGTCCTCGGCCACGTCGACCACGGGAAGACGAGCCTGCTCGACAAGATACGCGGGTCGGCCGTCACCGCCGGCGAATCGGGCGCGATTACACAGCACATCGGCGCGACTGCCGTCCCGCTGAACGTGATTTCCGAAATCGCCGGCGACCTGGTCGACCCGACGGACTTCGACCTGCCCGGACTGCTGTTCATCGACACGCCGGGCCACCACTCGTTCTCGACGCTTCGCTCCCGGGGCGGCGCGCTCGCCGACATCGCCATCCTCGTGGTCGACGTCAACGACGGCTTCCAGCCCCAGACGCTGGAGGCCATCGACATCCTCAAGCGGACCCAGACGCCGTTCATCGTCGCCGCGAACAAGATAGACACGATTCCGGGCTGGAACCCCAACGAGGGGCAGCCGGTCCAGCAGACGATGGAGGCCCAGTCCGACCGCGTCCAGTCCGACCTGAACGAGAAACTGTACGAGATTATCGGCGAACTCTCGGACAACGGCTTCTCCGCGGACATGTACTGGCGCGTCCAGAACTTCCAGGCCAACATCGGCGTCGTCCCCGTCTCCGCCGAGACCAGCGAGGGCATCCCCGACCTGCTGACGGTGATGATGGGGCTGTCCCAGCGGTACATGAAAGAGGAGATGGAAATCGACACCACCGGCCCCGGTGTCGGCACCGTCCTCGAGGTGAAAGACACCCAGGGCTTCGGAACGACGCTGGACGCCATCATCTACGACGGGACCATCCGCAACGACGACACCATCGTCGTCGGCGGCCTGCAGGGGTCTATCGTCACCGACGTGCGTGCGCTGCTTCGCCCCCGCCCGCTCGAAGAGATACGGACCGAACAGGAGTTCGAACAGGTCGAGCAGGTCGCCGCCGCCGACGGCGTCAAAATCGCCGCACCGGACCTCGGGGACGCGATGGCCGGCGCGCCGATACGCGTCGTCCGCGACCGCGACCGCAGCGAGGTCATCGCCGAAGTCGAGGAGGAACTCGCCGAAATCGAGGTCACGACACAGGAGGAGGGGGTCGTCATCAAGGCCGACACGCTGGGCTCGCTCGAAGCCCTCTCCAGCACGCTCGAGGAGGAGGAAATCCCGGTCATGCGCGCCGAGGTCGGCGCGGTCGCGCCCCGGGACGTGCGGGTCGCCGAGACGGCGGGCGAACCGACGAACCAGGCGATTCTGGCGTTCAGCGTCGAGGTGCTCGACGACGCGCGGGACCTCGCCGAGCAGGAGGACGTGGAACTGTTCGAGGACGACGTCATCTACCAGCTCGTCGAGGCCTACGACGACCACGTCACTGCCATCGAGGAGGCCCAGCAGGAGCAGATTCTGGAGAACATCACCCGACCCGCGAAGTTCCGGATTCTGCAGGACCACACGTTCCGCCAGTCCGACCCCGCCGTCGTCGGCGTCGAAATCCTCTCGGGCGAACTCCGGCGGAACGTCAACGTCGTCAGGTGGGACGACGGTGAGGCCAACCGCGTCGGGACTCTCAAGACGATTCAGGACGAGGGCGAGGACGTCGACTCGGCCCGTGCCGGCGAGCGCATGGCCGTCTCAATCCAGGGGCCGACCGTCGGCCGCCAGATAGAGGAAGGCGACGACCTCTGGGTCGAAATTCCGGAGAAACACGCGAAGATTCTGGAACAGGAACTCAAGGAGGACATCTCCGTCGACGAGCGCGAGGCCCTGTCGATGTACCTGGAGAAACATCGGAACCGCGACCCGTTCTGGGGGAAGTAA
- a CDS encoding plastocyanin/azurin family copper-binding protein, with protein MDRTRRQFLGGLTAAVVGAVAGCSSDGGGTSSPTTQTSTATETTAATETAEPTGTPTPTATPTETATQTPTATETPTATPVDADRVVAVAPGDFVFDPETFDVPVGGTVLWVWEGGGHNVKPTATPADSDWSGTPGDGTYSSGYEYAHTFAAPGEYEYHCVPHQSLGMTGSFTVTE; from the coding sequence ATGGACAGGACAAGGCGGCAGTTCCTCGGGGGCCTCACGGCCGCCGTCGTCGGAGCCGTCGCGGGATGCAGTAGCGACGGCGGCGGGACGTCGTCGCCGACGACACAGACGTCGACAGCGACCGAGACGACGGCGGCGACGGAGACGGCGGAACCGACCGGGACGCCGACACCAACGGCGACACCGACTGAAACGGCGACACAGACGCCCACCGCGACCGAGACGCCGACTGCCACGCCAGTCGACGCCGACCGGGTCGTCGCCGTCGCCCCGGGCGATTTCGTCTTCGACCCGGAGACCTTCGACGTCCCGGTCGGGGGGACCGTGCTGTGGGTCTGGGAAGGCGGCGGCCACAACGTCAAGCCGACCGCGACGCCGGCCGACAGCGATTGGTCGGGAACCCCGGGGGACGGGACCTACAGTTCGGGGTACGAGTACGCCCACACCTTCGCGGCCCCCGGCGAGTACGAGTACCACTGTGTCCCCCACCAGAGCCTCGGGATGACGGGGTCGTTCACTGTGACCGAGTGA
- a CDS encoding PRC-barrel domain-containing protein produces MAAILAENLSGKDVMGTDGAEIGSLYNITMDFSSGALHNLVIDPADSLRNTDFEYSDQGRLLVPVGRVKAVKDHMIVQR; encoded by the coding sequence ATGGCCGCGATACTCGCAGAAAACCTGTCGGGGAAAGACGTGATGGGGACTGATGGCGCGGAAATCGGCAGTCTCTACAACATCACGATGGACTTCTCCTCCGGCGCGTTGCACAACCTCGTCATCGACCCCGCGGACTCGCTTCGCAACACAGACTTCGAGTACAGTGACCAGGGCCGTCTGCTCGTCCCCGTCGGGCGGGTCAAGGCCGTGAAAGACCACATGATCGTTCAGCGTTAG
- a CDS encoding NOB1 family endonuclease codes for MYVLDSSAFINEYHTDEQIATIPLVREELEDEAAYRFDALEGSGMHLHIPEDNTVERIERAASETGDLAELSETDIRLVAAAFELDSRLVTDDYAMQNVAEKLDVAVEVIAREGISEQRDWLFQCAGCGREFDENRDRCPVCGSSLSRKNPA; via the coding sequence ATGTACGTTCTTGACTCCTCGGCGTTTATCAACGAGTACCACACAGACGAGCAGATAGCGACCATTCCGCTCGTCAGAGAGGAACTGGAAGACGAGGCCGCCTACCGCTTCGACGCGCTCGAAGGCTCGGGGATGCACCTCCACATCCCCGAGGACAACACTGTCGAACGCATCGAACGCGCCGCCAGCGAGACCGGTGACCTCGCGGAGCTTTCCGAGACCGACATTCGCCTCGTCGCGGCCGCGTTCGAACTCGACAGCCGCCTGGTCACGGACGACTACGCGATGCAGAACGTCGCGGAGAAACTCGACGTGGCGGTCGAAGTCATCGCCCGCGAGGGCATCTCCGAACAGCGCGACTGGCTGTTCCAGTGTGCCGGCTGTGGCCGCGAGTTCGACGAGAACCGCGACCGCTGTCCGGTCTGTGGGAGTTCGCTCTCCCGGAAGAACCCGGCCTAA
- a CDS encoding CopG family transcriptional regulator, giving the protein MARRYTVVCDDDQARVIETLARRYGITEEEVLAQLVDLGLEARDERTV; this is encoded by the coding sequence ATGGCGCGGCGGTACACTGTCGTCTGTGATGACGACCAGGCGCGAGTCATCGAGACGCTCGCCCGGCGCTACGGCATCACGGAGGAGGAGGTGCTCGCCCAGCTTGTCGACCTCGGACTCGAAGCCCGGGACGAACGGACCGTTTAG